Proteins from a genomic interval of Helicoverpa zea isolate HzStark_Cry1AcR chromosome 31, ilHelZeax1.1, whole genome shotgun sequence:
- the LOC124645234 gene encoding zinc finger protein 260-like isoform X1, giving the protein MNTLVKMETQNYETFSKDVTSWQRRPFRVAGAGPSMPPMRAGSMEPLPPAHTPIYEHKKHRLSRLLDKLAVQLNNNNNYPTPSWLVHDTPQTDEAPLDLSVKSPRETTGNFTCHACGQEFSIYDRLVKHIASRHRSKPEGVRAYECEVCFRKFARSDMLTRHARLHSGVKPYSCASCGQVFSRSDHLATHQRTHTGEKPYRCPSCPYAACRRDMITRHMRTHLRRPQPA; this is encoded by the exons atgAATACTCTGGTTAAAATGGAGACACAGAACTATGAAACTTTCAGCAAGGATGTGACAA GTTGGCAAAGAAGGCCATTCCGCGTGGCGGGCGCGGGCCCCAGCATGCCACCGATGCGTGCAGGTAGCATGGAGCCGCTGCCGCCCGCGCACACGCCCATCTACGAACACAAGAAGCACCGCCTGTCCCGCCTCCTCGATAAGCTGGCCGTGCAGCTCAACAACAATAACAACTACCCCACGCCCTCCTGGCTCGTCCACGACACGCCGCAGACCGACGAAGCCCCCTTAGACCTCAGCGTGAAGTCGCCTCGTGAGACCACAGGTAATTTCACGTGCCACGCGTGCGGCCAGGAGTTCTCTATCTACGACCGGCTGGTGAAGCACATCGCGTCCCGGCACCGCAGCAAGCCGGAGGGCGTGCGCGCCTACGAGTGCGAGGTATGCTTCCGCAAGTTCGCCCGGTCGGACATGCTGACCCGGCACGCGCGCCTGCACAGCGGCGTCAAGCCCTACTCGTGCGCCTCGTGCGGACAGGTGTTCTCGCGCTCCGACCACTTGGCCACGCACCAGCGCACGCACACGGGAGAGAAGCCCTACCGCTGCCCATCGTGCCCGTACGCCGCGTGCCGCCGCGACATGATCACGCGTCACATGCGCACGCATCTGCGACGTCCGCAGCCCGCCTGA
- the LOC124645234 gene encoding zinc finger protein 260-like isoform X2: MPPMRAGSMEPLPPAHTPIYEHKKHRLSRLLDKLAVQLNNNNNYPTPSWLVHDTPQTDEAPLDLSVKSPRETTGNFTCHACGQEFSIYDRLVKHIASRHRSKPEGVRAYECEVCFRKFARSDMLTRHARLHSGVKPYSCASCGQVFSRSDHLATHQRTHTGEKPYRCPSCPYAACRRDMITRHMRTHLRRPQPA, translated from the coding sequence ATGCCACCGATGCGTGCAGGTAGCATGGAGCCGCTGCCGCCCGCGCACACGCCCATCTACGAACACAAGAAGCACCGCCTGTCCCGCCTCCTCGATAAGCTGGCCGTGCAGCTCAACAACAATAACAACTACCCCACGCCCTCCTGGCTCGTCCACGACACGCCGCAGACCGACGAAGCCCCCTTAGACCTCAGCGTGAAGTCGCCTCGTGAGACCACAGGTAATTTCACGTGCCACGCGTGCGGCCAGGAGTTCTCTATCTACGACCGGCTGGTGAAGCACATCGCGTCCCGGCACCGCAGCAAGCCGGAGGGCGTGCGCGCCTACGAGTGCGAGGTATGCTTCCGCAAGTTCGCCCGGTCGGACATGCTGACCCGGCACGCGCGCCTGCACAGCGGCGTCAAGCCCTACTCGTGCGCCTCGTGCGGACAGGTGTTCTCGCGCTCCGACCACTTGGCCACGCACCAGCGCACGCACACGGGAGAGAAGCCCTACCGCTGCCCATCGTGCCCGTACGCCGCGTGCCGCCGCGACATGATCACGCGTCACATGCGCACGCATCTGCGACGTCCGCAGCCCGCCTGA